One Nitrospira sp. DNA segment encodes these proteins:
- the cas2 gene encoding CRISPR-associated endonuclease Cas2 encodes MNMLIAYDVATESTGGRRRLRKIAQACQDFGQRVQKSVFECTVNEMQFEELLRRLLEIIDEKEDSLRVYRLVEPKEKYVQVFGVDTSVDFDEPLVL; translated from the coding sequence ATGAATATGTTGATCGCCTATGACGTGGCAACAGAGTCAACTGGCGGGCGGAGGCGCCTGCGGAAAATTGCGCAGGCCTGTCAGGATTTCGGGCAACGAGTACAGAAATCGGTGTTCGAATGCACGGTCAATGAGATGCAATTTGAAGAACTCCTTCGGCGTCTTCTCGAAATTATCGATGAGAAAGAAGACAGTTTGCGGGTGTATCGATTAGTCGAGCCCAAAGAAAAGTATGTGCAGGTGTTTGGTGTGGACACGTCAGTCGATTTTGATGAGCCACTGGTGTTGTAA
- the cas4 gene encoding CRISPR-associated protein Cas4 → MMSQDDADWELIPISALNHYAYCPRRCALIHVEQTYSENVFTMRGHDLHERTDQEGASGWEEGVRVERALPLCSKRLGLIGKADVVEFHGAIPYPVEYKSGPNRRYENDDVQLCAQALCLEEMLGKNVERGAIFHHKSRRRREVLFTPALRTRVEEIVTAIRSMLVDRILPSPVNDQRCEHCSLREACMPAVIGERQRAEALIRHLFVPQDPR, encoded by the coding sequence ATGATGTCGCAGGATGACGCTGATTGGGAGTTGATCCCTATTTCCGCGCTGAATCACTATGCCTACTGCCCTCGGAGATGTGCGTTGATTCATGTGGAGCAGACATACTCTGAAAACGTGTTTACCATGCGCGGTCACGACCTTCATGAACGAACCGACCAGGAAGGGGCAAGTGGTTGGGAGGAGGGCGTACGAGTGGAGCGTGCCTTACCGCTCTGTTCCAAACGATTAGGTTTGATTGGAAAAGCTGATGTCGTCGAATTTCACGGAGCGATTCCCTATCCTGTCGAATACAAATCTGGACCGAACCGGCGATACGAAAATGATGACGTGCAGCTTTGCGCTCAAGCACTGTGTCTAGAGGAAATGCTAGGCAAAAATGTTGAGCGAGGCGCCATCTTTCATCACAAGTCCAGAAGACGACGTGAAGTATTATTCACTCCGGCATTGCGAACTCGGGTGGAAGAAATCGTGACGGCGATTCGATCTATGCTAGTTGACAGGATTCTTCCCTCTCCAGTGAATGACCAACGTTGTGAACACTGTTCCCTACGTGAGGCCTGCATGCCGGCCGTGATTGGCGAACGGCAACGCGCAGAGGCGTTGATCCGTCACCTGTTTGTTCCGCAAGACCCGCGCTGA
- the cas7c gene encoding type I-C CRISPR-associated protein Cas7/Csd2 — protein sequence MSVIQNRYEFLYLFDCENGNPNGDPDAGNSPRIDPEDMHGLVSDVAIKRRVRNYIQIAFGNTTPNAIFVEHATNLNKPIALAHEKANGGVPKDGESNKAQVKGAREWLCSNFFDIRTFGAVLATGPNAGQVRGPVQVAFSRSVDPIIPLDLSITRVAKTPTGKEIKSDASYEKHVEWEAAQPEDSLRTMGRKALIPYGLYIAKGFVSANLAQGTLFSDDDLIHLWEALAGMWDHDRSASKGMMSNRGLYVFKHVGTDNNVEQRKRQAMLGCAPAQALLDLGRVIDVKRNESAMKEDKIGSPRKFAHYTVTTNTANLPKGVELWGWDDSVGKLAKLS from the coding sequence ATGAGCGTCATTCAGAACCGGTATGAATTCCTCTATCTCTTCGACTGCGAAAACGGCAATCCGAACGGCGACCCCGATGCTGGGAACTCGCCACGCATTGACCCGGAAGACATGCACGGGCTGGTTTCCGACGTGGCCATCAAGCGGCGAGTGCGGAATTATATCCAGATTGCATTTGGCAATACCACGCCGAACGCCATCTTCGTAGAACACGCGACCAATCTAAACAAGCCTATTGCACTGGCTCACGAGAAGGCGAACGGTGGTGTTCCGAAAGATGGAGAATCTAATAAGGCACAGGTAAAAGGAGCGCGTGAGTGGCTATGTAGCAACTTCTTCGACATCCGGACATTCGGTGCAGTTCTCGCTACTGGCCCGAATGCCGGGCAAGTGCGAGGCCCGGTGCAGGTGGCCTTTTCTCGCTCCGTTGATCCAATAATTCCGCTTGATCTTTCTATTACACGAGTCGCGAAAACTCCGACGGGAAAAGAGATTAAATCAGACGCGAGTTACGAGAAACACGTTGAGTGGGAAGCTGCGCAGCCGGAAGATTCCCTCCGCACCATGGGTCGCAAGGCCCTCATCCCCTACGGCCTCTATATTGCCAAAGGGTTCGTGTCTGCCAATCTCGCTCAGGGAACCCTATTTTCAGACGACGATCTCATTCATCTGTGGGAGGCTCTGGCAGGCATGTGGGATCACGACCGTTCTGCCTCCAAAGGCATGATGTCCAACCGGGGGCTGTATGTGTTTAAGCATGTGGGCACGGACAACAATGTCGAACAGCGTAAGCGTCAAGCCATGCTTGGCTGTGCCCCTGCACAAGCGTTATTAGACCTCGGCCGCGTCATCGACGTGAAGCGCAATGAATCGGCGATGAAAGAAGACAAGATTGGAAGCCCTCGCAAGTTTGCGCATTACACAGTAACAACGAATACGGCCAACCTGCCGAAAGGTGTGGAGTTATGGGGGTGGGATGACAGCGTGGGTAAGCTTGCGAAGCTATCGTAG
- the cas1c gene encoding type I-C CRISPR-associated endonuclease Cas1, with protein sequence MHQLLNTLYLTTEGAYLRLDHDTLRIEVERETKLQVPIHHLGGIVCFGDVLVSPAALARCAQDGRFVVFLDRNGRFQARVEGPVSGNVLLRCAQYAAMRDQATTLTIARNVVGGKIQNSRQIVLRAARETDQPDDGNALRQTAEALANVLGRVPLSEDLDHLRGLEGEAARHYFSTFDRMVREDHPTFTMNGRNRRPPTDPVNALLSFLYALLMNDCVAALEGVGLDPQMGFLHALRPGRAALALDLMEELRSVFADRLALTLINRKQVAANQFHARPGGAVHLEDAARKEVIVAYQKRKQEEITHPVLNQKMPLGLVPHVQARLLARVLRGDLEAYPPFLYR encoded by the coding sequence ATGCATCAATTGCTGAATACGCTCTATCTGACGACCGAAGGCGCTTATCTCCGGCTCGATCACGACACGCTCCGAATCGAGGTCGAGCGGGAAACCAAACTACAGGTGCCGATCCATCACCTGGGCGGTATCGTCTGTTTCGGCGACGTGTTGGTAAGTCCGGCGGCGCTGGCGCGCTGCGCTCAGGACGGCCGGTTTGTCGTGTTTCTCGACCGGAACGGCCGCTTTCAGGCGCGTGTGGAGGGGCCGGTTTCCGGCAATGTGTTGCTGCGCTGTGCCCAATATGCGGCCATGCGCGATCAAGCGACCACGCTGACCATCGCCCGCAATGTGGTGGGAGGAAAAATTCAGAATAGCCGGCAGATTGTGTTGCGGGCCGCCCGAGAAACCGATCAGCCGGACGACGGCAACGCTTTACGCCAGACCGCCGAGGCTCTCGCCAACGTGCTCGGTCGTGTGCCGCTTTCCGAAGACCTTGACCACCTGCGCGGGCTCGAAGGGGAAGCGGCGCGACACTACTTCTCAACGTTCGATCGCATGGTTCGAGAAGATCACCCCACCTTCACCATGAATGGCCGGAACCGGCGCCCGCCGACCGATCCCGTGAATGCCCTGCTGTCGTTTCTCTATGCCCTCTTGATGAACGATTGTGTTGCGGCGCTGGAAGGAGTCGGCCTCGATCCGCAAATGGGGTTTCTGCATGCGTTGCGTCCAGGCCGGGCAGCCTTGGCCTTAGACTTGATGGAAGAGTTGCGGAGTGTTTTTGCCGATCGACTCGCACTCACGTTGATCAACCGCAAGCAGGTAGCGGCCAATCAATTTCATGCGCGACCGGGCGGGGCAGTGCACCTGGAGGATGCCGCCCGCAAAGAGGTCATCGTCGCCTATCAAAAACGTAAACAAGAAGAGATCACGCACCCGGTGTTGAATCAAAAGATGCCGTTAGGTTTGGTTCCGCATGTGCAGGCTCGTCTTCTGGCCCGCGTGCTGCGAGGAGACCTTGAGGCCTATCCGCCGTTTTTGTATCGGTAG